A genomic region of Kluyveromyces marxianus DMKU3-1042 DNA, complete genome, chromosome 5 contains the following coding sequences:
- the MRP49 gene encoding mitochondrial 54S ribosomal protein mL61 encodes MSRIVKQKAFLNKISATTVKPQVVLDPSKYSALNLKFQQQNFNGHMGARKFWHEFLPTLQFYNPTLPINVTRIKNEDKKVDIPCVLQVTGPDGNVLAEVGMKDKHSSEIMDELLQKVEHTKVPSDQIIKV; translated from the coding sequence ATGTCCAGAATAGTGAAACAGAAAGCCTTCTTAAATAAAATCAGTGCAACAACTGTGAAGCCTCAAGTTGTTTTGGATCCTTCAAAGTATAGTGCACTAAACTTGAAATTCCAGCAGCAAAATTTCAATGGTCATATGGGTGCTCGTAAATTCTGGCACGAATTCCTACCTACACTACAGTTTTACAACCCTACTTTGCCAATCAATGTTACCAGAATCAAGAACGAGGACAAAAAAGTGGATATTCCATGTGTATTACAGGTTACTGGTCCTGATGGCAATGTACTTGCTGAGGTCGGTATGAAAGACAAACATTCTTCTGAAATTATGGATGAACTTCTACAAAAAGTAGAGCACACAAAGGTCCCTAGCGATCAAATAATAAAGGTTTAA